In a single window of the Methanofollis ethanolicus genome:
- a CDS encoding outer membrane lipoprotein-sorting protein has protein sequence MRPEYLFLLLLPTVLAAGCVGDAAPPVVPENWSANVTVESEGAIVTIAMVVAGDGRFRATFPDGTLFTDDGRRFWTSDPVEGEISVVPSEYRGTVLDERTWLIWNVFEARRVLEGAYEKGDLTYEGMETEDGRTVRVVGIAGNESLGEAPTRFRDPVYRIRASADAKTGVLVGATFYGRDGRELVRFTFKDMVADPEVPPGTFSFVPPPGTDVTLAQTVAVTPMVFFERAEIPEEVPVPSYLPPGYAFREGALLPGRYAVLTFTDIAGDTLTLVARPADLPDPAPPRGTPEEVPAGNFSGRLYRDNGSDILVWTEGETRFTLTGVAGEDEMVRVSASVETFS, from the coding sequence ATGCGGCCTGAGTATCTGTTTCTCCTCCTCCTGCCGACAGTCCTTGCCGCAGGATGCGTCGGGGATGCCGCGCCCCCGGTCGTCCCGGAGAACTGGTCTGCAAACGTCACGGTCGAGAGTGAGGGCGCCATCGTCACCATCGCCATGGTCGTCGCCGGGGACGGACGTTTCCGTGCCACATTCCCCGACGGCACCCTTTTCACCGACGACGGTCGTCGCTTCTGGACCTCCGACCCGGTCGAGGGAGAGATCTCGGTGGTCCCATCAGAATACAGGGGCACCGTCCTGGACGAGCGTACCTGGTTGATCTGGAATGTCTTCGAGGCACGGAGAGTGCTCGAAGGTGCCTATGAAAAGGGGGACCTCACGTACGAGGGCATGGAAACAGAAGACGGCCGCACCGTCAGGGTCGTCGGGATCGCAGGGAACGAGTCCCTCGGCGAGGCTCCGACCCGCTTCAGGGACCCTGTGTACCGGATCAGGGCGTCGGCCGATGCAAAAACCGGCGTCCTTGTCGGTGCGACCTTCTATGGCCGGGACGGGCGGGAACTGGTGCGGTTCACCTTCAAGGACATGGTCGCCGACCCTGAGGTCCCGCCCGGCACTTTCTCCTTCGTCCCGCCGCCAGGGACGGACGTGACGCTGGCGCAGACCGTTGCTGTCACGCCGATGGTCTTCTTCGAGCGTGCCGAGATCCCCGAAGAGGTGCCAGTCCCCTCGTACCTCCCTCCGGGCTATGCCTTCCGCGAGGGGGCTCTCCTGCCCGGCAGGTATGCGGTGCTCACCTTCACGGACATCGCCGGGGACACCCTCACCCTCGTTGCCCGTCCCGCCGACCTCCCTGACCCTGCCCCTCCCCGCGGCACGCCTGAAGAGGTGCCTGCCGGGAATTTTTCCGGACGACTGTACCGGGACAATGGGTCCGACATCCTCGTCTGGACGGAGGGAGAGACCAGGTTCACGCTCACCGGCGTCGCCGGGGAGGACGAAATGGTGCGGGTCTCGGCGTCGGTCGAAACCTTCTCATGA
- a CDS encoding prenyltransferase/squalene oxidase repeat-containing protein, whose translation MTENAITEPYIRYIADRRCPDGGYCFYRLNEPNVADTFFALDTLRTLGAGTGDPATARWLRTRQQEDGSYQFFGTGYYALLALAALGTPPRHDPLPWIRSAAPALSGAEKPVESESALTRQYLYAHLCRSLGIAVPPQVRSGLLAAVRASRTPDGGYPTLVEAFHAMAICTALGAFPDGKEAAAFLQRCTHPEYGYVNVPGTSPAYLEHVAAGVAAARVLGISPSPAAGTFVLRCLTPSGGFSRSVFGGTATLETTWMAVRTLLLADGREEMQ comes from the coding sequence ATGACCGAGAACGCTATCACCGAACCCTACATCCGTTATATCGCCGACCGGCGCTGCCCGGACGGTGGCTACTGTTTCTACCGCCTGAACGAACCAAATGTTGCGGACACCTTCTTTGCACTCGACACCCTCCGTACCCTCGGTGCCGGGACCGGCGACCCGGCGACCGCCCGATGGTTGCGCACCCGCCAGCAGGAAGACGGGTCGTACCAGTTCTTTGGGACCGGGTATTATGCTCTCCTCGCCCTTGCGGCCCTTGGCACCCCGCCCCGGCATGACCCCCTTCCCTGGATACGGTCGGCCGCACCTGCGCTATCTGGAGCGGAGAAACCGGTGGAGTCGGAGAGCGCGCTCACCCGCCAGTACCTCTATGCGCACCTCTGCCGGAGCCTCGGGATCGCTGTCCCGCCGCAGGTCAGGTCCGGCCTTCTCGCGGCTGTCCGCGCGTCGCGCACGCCGGATGGCGGATACCCCACACTTGTCGAGGCATTTCACGCCATGGCCATCTGCACCGCCCTCGGTGCTTTTCCCGACGGCAAAGAGGCGGCGGCCTTCCTTCAGAGGTGTACGCACCCGGAGTACGGCTACGTGAACGTGCCCGGCACCTCGCCCGCCTACTTGGAGCACGTCGCCGCCGGCGTCGCCGCCGCACGGGTCCTGGGCATCTCACCCTCCCCTGCGGCCGGAACTTTCGTCCTCAGGTGCCTGACGCCCTCCGGCGGGTTCTCCCGCTCGGTCTTCGGGGGCACGGCGACCCTGGAGACGACATGGATGGCGGTCAGGACTCTCCTGCTCGCCGACGGCCGGGAGGAGATGCAATGA
- a CDS encoding TatD family hydrolase: MKLPETPITDDHIHFNPHRGRGVEAAKDFKRAGGTHVFYVSLPAYSLGICPTTADDFAASFEETLRIADLVRTGAGITVFPILGVHPIEVLKYADRLGLPAAEALACAGLDVASRLVAGGRAVGLKSGRPHFPVTGDVAAASERVLVHALELAADLGCALQVHAESGPCADIVDLAKKAGMDPGRVVKHYATPDTPLMPSFLAKQEGLADMARAGRRFTLETDYMDENSRPGAVLGPKSVPRVTRHLLETGAITEDDAWRIHAETPAAVYGVEITL; encoded by the coding sequence ATGAAACTCCCTGAAACCCCGATCACCGACGACCACATCCACTTCAATCCCCACCGGGGCCGGGGCGTGGAGGCGGCGAAGGACTTCAAGAGGGCCGGCGGGACGCACGTCTTCTACGTCTCCCTGCCCGCCTACTCCCTCGGCATCTGCCCGACGACCGCCGACGACTTCGCCGCCTCCTTCGAGGAGACCCTGCGGATCGCCGACCTCGTCAGGACAGGCGCCGGGATCACCGTCTTCCCCATCCTCGGCGTCCATCCGATCGAGGTACTGAAGTACGCCGACCGCCTCGGCCTTCCGGCCGCGGAGGCGCTCGCCTGCGCCGGCCTCGACGTCGCCTCCCGCCTCGTCGCCGGAGGCCGGGCCGTCGGCCTGAAGAGCGGCCGCCCCCACTTCCCTGTCACCGGGGACGTCGCCGCCGCCTCGGAGCGGGTGCTCGTCCATGCCCTCGAACTCGCGGCCGACCTCGGGTGCGCCCTCCAGGTCCACGCCGAGAGCGGGCCGTGCGCCGACATCGTCGACCTCGCGAAGAAGGCAGGCATGGACCCCGGCCGGGTCGTCAAGCACTATGCCACCCCCGACACACCTCTCATGCCCTCTTTCCTTGCAAAGCAGGAAGGGCTCGCGGATATGGCAAGGGCAGGCCGGCGCTTCACCCTGGAGACAGACTATATGGACGAGAACAGCAGGCCCGGTGCCGTCCTCGGCCCGAAATCCGTGCCGAGGGTCACACGCCACCTCCTTGAGACCGGTGCGATCACTGAAGACGACGCCTGGCGGATCCACGCCGAAACACCCGCCGCCGTGTATGGCGTCGAGATCACCCTCTGA
- a CDS encoding winged helix-turn-helix transcriptional regulator, whose translation MVHVLQGVTMIDQRISLRAVERPQVPGTEEKFSWFCESLGLTHGRDLDTTAERVVLQILEEVAEEPGVSSARIAEKLAVTPARVNHHVRNLVATGLLYRRKKLIYLRGGSLAAAVVEMKKDADRIFDELVAVAEVLDREIVRH comes from the coding sequence ATGGTACATGTTCTTCAGGGTGTTACCATGATCGACCAGCGCATCTCCCTCAGGGCCGTCGAAAGGCCGCAGGTACCGGGGACAGAAGAGAAATTTTCGTGGTTCTGCGAGAGTCTCGGCCTCACCCACGGGCGCGACCTCGACACGACGGCAGAGAGGGTCGTCCTCCAGATCCTGGAGGAGGTCGCGGAGGAACCCGGCGTCTCGTCGGCGAGGATCGCGGAGAAACTTGCGGTCACGCCGGCGCGGGTGAACCACCACGTGCGAAACCTCGTCGCCACCGGCCTCCTGTACCGCAGAAAAAAACTCATTTACCTGCGGGGCGGGAGTCTTGCGGCCGCGGTCGTGGAGATGAAGAAGGATGCCGACCGGATCTTCGACGAACTCGTTGCGGTTGCGGAGGTCCTCGACAGGGAAATAGTTCGACACTGA
- a CDS encoding 60S ribosomal export protein NMD3 translates to MVDILPSVCPRCGKPSVGLCRECRAAETAWLICDPRVESIYCPVCDSQKHGKTWSDTMVDRETLIRELAVSALHLHADVRGSEIVISSYDPSPNRTIARMDVSGTLYGVPVSGECTTKIVWRKEQCDRCNRISGGYYEGIIQVRATDRKLSGREMETAARIAEQTEDVLQEGGARLSFVSKIDETKDGLDIVVGSNQMGQAIASDITAALGGRLTTHPKLVGEKEGKRLFRITFLVRLPRYQKGDVVVQRGRYVEVRQTGHGQLQVFDLQDGTNRFIAEDEAERLVGNVGEAETALVAYLYDDIVGILDPKTQGAVECRVVPWLHPEEGGTVLVLRDPETRLFVLVG, encoded by the coding sequence ATGGTCGACATACTGCCAAGTGTCTGCCCCCGCTGCGGAAAGCCCTCTGTCGGGCTCTGCAGGGAGTGCCGTGCCGCGGAAACCGCGTGGCTCATCTGCGACCCCCGGGTGGAGAGCATCTACTGCCCGGTCTGCGACTCGCAGAAGCACGGGAAGACCTGGAGCGACACGATGGTCGATCGCGAGACCCTCATCCGGGAACTCGCGGTCTCGGCCCTCCACCTCCACGCCGACGTGCGGGGATCGGAGATTGTCATCTCCTCCTATGACCCGAGCCCGAACCGGACGATCGCCCGTATGGATGTCTCAGGCACCCTGTACGGCGTCCCGGTCTCGGGAGAGTGCACGACGAAAATTGTCTGGCGCAAGGAGCAGTGCGACCGGTGCAACCGGATCAGCGGCGGGTACTACGAGGGGATCATCCAGGTGCGGGCGACCGACCGGAAGTTGAGCGGCCGTGAAATGGAGACTGCGGCACGGATCGCCGAGCAGACCGAGGACGTCCTCCAGGAAGGCGGGGCCCGCCTCTCCTTTGTCTCGAAGATCGACGAGACGAAGGACGGCCTCGACATCGTCGTCGGCTCCAACCAGATGGGGCAGGCAATTGCGAGCGACATCACCGCGGCCCTCGGCGGGCGCCTCACCACCCACCCGAAACTCGTCGGCGAGAAGGAGGGGAAGAGGCTCTTTCGGATCACGTTCCTTGTCCGCCTGCCGAGGTACCAGAAAGGAGACGTGGTCGTCCAGAGGGGCCGGTACGTCGAAGTGCGCCAGACCGGGCACGGTCAGCTCCAGGTCTTCGACCTCCAGGACGGCACGAACAGGTTCATCGCCGAAGATGAAGCGGAAAGGCTTGTCGGCAATGTCGGCGAGGCCGAGACTGCTCTTGTCGCGTACCTGTACGACGACATCGTCGGTATCCTGGACCCGAAGACGCAGGGCGCGGTGGAGTGCCGGGTCGTCCCCTGGCTGCACCCCGAAGAAGGCGGGACGGTCCTGGTGCTCCGCGACCCCGAGACCAGACTGTTCGTCCTTGTCGGATGA
- a CDS encoding dihydroneopterin aldolase family protein — MISDREQAVFEAGIKLGALYHQWVGTPISRATASSVETAIEGAVGLQPYVTAIRVRLNRDLMTENPFGYSELTGAMFSAEITTVYGKARCVAALAYTGEYPLMSIRSIDETP; from the coding sequence ATGATTTCGGATCGTGAACAGGCGGTCTTCGAGGCCGGGATCAAACTCGGCGCCCTGTACCACCAGTGGGTCGGCACCCCGATCTCGCGAGCGACGGCGTCGAGCGTCGAGACAGCGATCGAAGGGGCTGTCGGCCTCCAGCCGTATGTGACGGCGATCAGGGTGCGGCTGAACCGCGACCTCATGACCGAGAACCCCTTCGGCTACTCGGAACTCACCGGTGCGATGTTCTCCGCGGAGATCACCACCGTCTACGGGAAGGCCCGGTGCGTCGCCGCCCTCGCATACACCGGCGAGTACCCCCTCATGTCCATCAGGTCCATCGATGAAACTCCCTGA
- the groES gene encoding co-chaperone GroES: MTKIQPIGERVLMKQERSEEKTITGIYLPDSAREKRKEGTVVAVGTFEDGRPLPVAAGDHVIYGGYSAEEIEIDGEKHLFVGWKDILAKVE, encoded by the coding sequence ATGACAAAAATTCAGCCTATCGGTGAGAGAGTTCTCATGAAACAGGAGAGGTCCGAGGAAAAGACGATAACCGGGATATATCTCCCTGACTCTGCACGGGAGAAGCGGAAAGAAGGGACAGTCGTTGCTGTCGGTACCTTTGAAGACGGACGCCCTCTCCCCGTCGCCGCCGGGGACCATGTCATCTACGGAGGCTATTCGGCCGAAGAGATTGAGATCGACGGCGAGAAGCACCTCTTTGTCGGGTGGAAAGACATTCTTGCGAAGGTGGAGTGA
- the groL gene encoding chaperonin GroEL (60 kDa chaperone family; promotes refolding of misfolded polypeptides especially under stressful conditions; forms two stacked rings of heptamers to form a barrel-shaped 14mer; ends can be capped by GroES; misfolded proteins enter the barrel where they are refolded when GroES binds) — protein MTSSSKQIMFREDARKALLAGVNKVADTVKITLGPKGRNVVLDRGSRPLVTNDGVTIAKEITLRDRFENMGAKLVKEVASKTQDTTGDGTTTATILAQAMLAEGMKNIAAGANPVDVKRGIDRAVSSVVDGLKKQSIPVNDKEKIVQVATVSANNDEEIGALIADAMEKVGYNGVISVENSKTMETTLTVEEGMQFARGYISPYMVTDQEQMVCEFEDPAVLITDRKISTVKQIVPALEMAASEGKPLLIIADDVDGDAQAALILNIIRGALKVCAVKAPGFGEEKNAVLDDIAVLTGATVISEAKGLKLEDFTDDMLGHARNVRIDHDKTVIVGGKGAKSAIEEREALLESRIKIADTEYRKKNLQKRLAKLGGGVAVIRVGAATETEQKETKMRIDDALNATRAAVEEGVVAGGGVTLFRAQKALDGLNLEGDQTIGASIVRRALEEPLRQIAANAGVEGAEVVARVRAEANPNVGYNAKKDCFEDLVAAGVLDPTKVVRSGLQNAASIAGMLLTTEAAVTDFDDEKDEKTPAIII, from the coding sequence ATGACATCATCAAGCAAACAGATCATGTTCAGGGAAGATGCGAGGAAGGCCCTCCTCGCCGGCGTCAACAAGGTCGCTGACACCGTCAAGATCACACTCGGCCCGAAGGGGCGCAACGTCGTCCTCGACCGGGGCAGCAGGCCCCTCGTCACCAACGACGGCGTGACCATCGCGAAGGAGATCACCCTCCGCGACCGCTTCGAGAATATGGGGGCGAAACTCGTGAAGGAAGTCGCCTCGAAGACCCAGGACACCACCGGCGACGGCACCACCACCGCGACGATCCTCGCGCAGGCGATGCTCGCCGAGGGGATGAAAAACATCGCCGCCGGCGCGAACCCCGTCGATGTGAAGCGCGGCATCGACCGTGCGGTCTCCTCTGTCGTCGACGGACTCAAGAAGCAGAGCATCCCGGTGAACGATAAGGAGAAGATCGTCCAGGTCGCCACAGTCTCCGCCAACAACGACGAGGAGATCGGCGCCCTCATCGCCGACGCCATGGAGAAGGTCGGTTACAACGGCGTCATCTCCGTCGAGAACTCAAAGACGATGGAGACCACCCTCACTGTCGAGGAGGGCATGCAGTTCGCCCGCGGCTACATCTCGCCGTACATGGTCACCGACCAGGAACAGATGGTCTGCGAGTTCGAAGACCCGGCCGTCCTCATCACCGACCGGAAGATCTCGACTGTCAAGCAGATCGTCCCGGCCCTGGAGATGGCGGCGTCCGAGGGCAAGCCCCTCCTGATCATCGCCGACGACGTTGACGGCGACGCCCAGGCCGCCCTGATCCTCAATATCATCCGCGGCGCCCTGAAAGTCTGCGCCGTGAAGGCCCCGGGGTTCGGCGAGGAGAAGAACGCTGTCCTCGACGATATCGCCGTGCTTACCGGTGCGACGGTCATCTCCGAGGCGAAGGGGCTGAAACTCGAAGACTTCACCGACGATATGCTCGGCCATGCCCGGAACGTCAGGATCGACCACGACAAGACCGTGATCGTCGGCGGGAAGGGTGCGAAGTCTGCGATCGAGGAGAGGGAGGCGCTCCTTGAGTCCAGGATCAAGATCGCCGACACCGAATACCGCAAGAAGAACCTCCAGAAGCGTCTCGCCAAACTCGGCGGCGGCGTGGCCGTGATCAGGGTCGGGGCCGCAACCGAGACCGAGCAGAAGGAGACGAAGATGCGGATCGACGACGCCCTCAACGCCACCAGGGCGGCAGTCGAGGAAGGCGTCGTTGCGGGCGGCGGTGTCACCCTCTTCAGGGCGCAGAAAGCACTCGACGGTCTGAACCTTGAAGGCGACCAGACGATCGGTGCGAGCATCGTCAGGCGTGCCCTGGAAGAACCCCTCAGGCAGATCGCGGCGAACGCCGGTGTCGAAGGCGCCGAGGTCGTCGCACGGGTCCGGGCCGAGGCAAATCCGAATGTCGGCTACAACGCCAAGAAGGACTGCTTCGAAGACCTCGTCGCCGCCGGTGTCCTCGACCCGACGAAGGTCGTGCGGAGCGGTCTGCAGAACGCCGCATCCATCGCGGGGATGCTCCTCACCACCGAAGCGGCCGTCACCGACTTCGACGACGAGAAGGACGAGAAGACTCCGGCCATCATCATCTGA
- a CDS encoding DUF424 domain-containing protein, whose amino-acid sequence MYLKIHRTPSGEVVAVCDDDLLNTTLRDGDLCICINGDFYGTTHATGDDVRAALSHTANANLIGKESVGIAVAMGLVSENTFMTICGVPHALIIAV is encoded by the coding sequence ATGTACCTCAAGATCCACCGGACACCCAGTGGCGAGGTGGTGGCGGTCTGCGACGACGACCTGCTCAACACCACCCTCCGCGACGGTGATCTCTGCATCTGCATCAACGGGGATTTCTACGGAACGACGCACGCCACCGGGGATGATGTGCGTGCCGCCCTCAGCCACACCGCCAACGCAAACCTGATCGGAAAGGAATCGGTCGGCATCGCCGTCGCGATGGGACTGGTTTCCGAGAACACCTTTATGACCATCTGCGGCGTCCCGCACGCCCTTATCATTGCGGTCTAG
- a CDS encoding class I SAM-dependent methyltransferase yields MRVRKVSPGDLAAAVREAWADPCRRPYVEGGVAYVPVRDGWPADLDLPERQPYRGRPFQMIGDTAVLHGARPTPAEVEEILAWRRPACVLYLRTIDGVKRLPGVEVLHGEPHPVRNHENGLCYWLNPAEVMFAQGNLEERARMGRAVRPGERVADMFAGIGYFTLPMAAAGASVHALEINPVSFGYLRRNVEENGLDGRVGPECGDCRDLLFGTYDRIVMGHFEAPSFLPDALAHAGPGTVLHLHALGDAGAAIDTATAAAGFSASVATRKVKKYGPHIWHVVHDVVLDERRTKA; encoded by the coding sequence ATGCGGGTGCGGAAGGTCTCCCCTGGCGACCTCGCCGCGGCAGTGCGGGAGGCGTGGGCCGACCCCTGTCGCCGCCCCTATGTCGAGGGAGGCGTCGCGTATGTGCCGGTGCGTGACGGCTGGCCCGCCGACCTCGACCTTCCTGAGCGACAGCCATACCGCGGCCGCCCCTTCCAGATGATCGGCGACACCGCCGTCCTCCATGGTGCCCGCCCGACGCCGGCAGAGGTGGAGGAGATCCTCGCATGGCGTCGCCCTGCCTGCGTCCTGTACCTGCGAACGATCGACGGAGTGAAACGGCTCCCCGGCGTCGAGGTGCTCCATGGCGAGCCCCATCCCGTCCGTAACCACGAGAACGGCCTCTGCTACTGGCTCAACCCCGCGGAGGTGATGTTCGCGCAGGGAAACCTGGAGGAACGCGCCCGCATGGGGAGGGCGGTGCGTCCCGGCGAGAGGGTGGCAGACATGTTTGCGGGGATCGGCTACTTCACCCTCCCGATGGCCGCAGCCGGAGCGTCGGTGCATGCACTGGAGATCAACCCGGTCTCTTTCGGCTACCTGAGGCGGAACGTGGAGGAAAATGGTCTGGATGGGCGGGTCGGGCCCGAGTGTGGCGACTGCCGCGACCTCCTCTTCGGCACCTACGACCGGATCGTGATGGGTCATTTCGAGGCCCCGTCCTTCCTCCCCGACGCCCTGGCCCATGCAGGGCCGGGCACTGTCCTCCATCTCCACGCCCTCGGTGACGCCGGGGCCGCGATCGACACGGCAACTGCTGCGGCAGGATTCTCCGCATCGGTCGCCACCCGCAAAGTAAAGAAATATGGGCCGCATATATGGCATGTCGTACATGACGTGGTGCTCGATGAGCGGCGGACAAAGGCTTGA